In Aegilops tauschii subsp. strangulata cultivar AL8/78 chromosome 3, Aet v6.0, whole genome shotgun sequence, one genomic interval encodes:
- the LOC109739505 gene encoding uncharacterized protein has translation MAAAVAGSSAASLPAPIPLNDKAAAVGGGVGGDRAAGGCGVCAICLDRIPLQETALVKGCDHAYCVTCILRWASYKQTPVCPQCKHPFEFLSVHRSLDGCLHDYMFDESVCLLLRATWFKPLVVEAHEEAQEEEDIYRSYQYDDGDEDDLYEEYISRSPSIRIGNRRWGDNGYVRGGRREARPVVIPPVVDAVPSRTPKKKEGSASGSGSGSVSKDVAGRRARRAQKREAADKAAAEKHLKLLQRLGRGKTPEAPPEALESLEVGPPVIE, from the exons GCGGCGGCCgtgggcggcggggtcggcggcgaccGGGCTGCGGGGGGCTGCGGGGTGTGCGCGATCTGCCTCGACAGGATCCCGCTCCAGGAGACGGCGCTCGTCAAGGGCTGCGACCACGCCTACTG CGTCACTTGCATTCTGAGGTGGGCATCCTACAAGCAGACACCAGTATGCCCTCAATGCAAGCACCCGTTTGAGTTCCTCAGTGTGCATCGCTCTCTTGATGGCTG CCTTCATGACTACATGTTCGATGAGAGCGTTTGTCTTCTTCTGAGAGCCACTTGGTTTAAGCCTCTGGTCGTAGAGGCTCACGAGGAGGCTCAGGAGGAAGAAGACATTTACCGTAGTTACCAATATGATGATGGCGATGAGGATGACCTTTATGAGGAATACATAAGCAGGTCACCGAGCATTCGAAttggtaacaggaggtggggtgaCAATGGGTACGTCAGAGGGGGCAGGAGGGAGGCCAGGCCAGTAGTGATCCCTCCTGTTGTTGATGCTGTTCCATCCAGGACTCCCAAGAAGAAAGAGGGATCAGCGTCAGGTTCAGGGTCAGGTTCAGTGTCCAAGGATGTTGCAGGGCGGCGGGCAAGAAGGGCTCAGAAGCGAGAGGCTGCCGACAAGGCGGCTGCAGAGAAGCACCTCAAGCTCCTGCAGAGGCTGGGCCGCGGGAAAACTCCCGAAGCGCCACCTGAAGCACTGGAATCACTGGAGGTTGGTCCTCCTGTGATCGAGTGA